A window of the Deinococcota bacterium genome harbors these coding sequences:
- a CDS encoding M20/M25/M40 family metallo-hydrolase, with amino-acid sequence MNQDRAQSIDAFLQAGLDGYIAETAQLCAQRSVSATGEGVLECADLVYNLLLRRGFEVRRVETPGSPVIVGRLSGKSPRTMLFYNHYDVQPAEPLELWTSPPFEPEVREGALYARGAKDDKGEFIARLAAVDAVRAAHGGELPCDALFVVEGEEEIGSPHIARFVRENLALLRSDGALWEEGGTDARGRPLLWLGCRGILAVELSVKAMGRDGHSGGAHMLPSAAWRLTWALAGLKDEQERVRIPGFYDGALPPSELDKRLLAELPDQEAELLENFGLTRFLNGLTGQKLREAVFNPTCNIQGVTTGYGGEGMKTVIPARATAKLDFRLVPGQDPEDIFAKLRAHLDSEGFGDVELRRVGAMWPAKAGADDPFVGLTARAAEEVYGQASLLTPLVGGSSPIYAFAEPLGLPVVTAGVGYGTNNRAHAPDEHLRLRDFLNASRHIARILDGFAEL; translated from the coding sequence ATGAACCAGGACAGGGCACAGTCAATCGACGCCTTTTTGCAGGCGGGTTTGGACGGCTATATCGCCGAAACCGCGCAGCTCTGCGCGCAAAGGAGCGTGTCGGCGACGGGCGAGGGCGTGCTCGAGTGCGCCGACCTCGTCTACAACCTGCTGCTCAGGCGGGGCTTTGAAGTGAGGCGCGTGGAGACGCCGGGAAGCCCCGTCATCGTCGGTCGGCTTTCCGGAAAGTCGCCGCGCACCATGCTCTTTTACAACCACTACGACGTGCAGCCGGCCGAGCCCTTGGAGCTCTGGACCTCGCCCCCCTTCGAGCCGGAGGTCAGGGAGGGCGCGCTCTACGCTCGCGGCGCCAAGGACGACAAGGGCGAGTTCATCGCCCGCTTGGCCGCCGTCGACGCGGTCCGCGCCGCGCACGGCGGCGAGCTGCCCTGCGACGCGCTCTTCGTCGTCGAGGGCGAGGAGGAGATCGGCAGCCCCCACATCGCGCGCTTCGTGAGGGAGAACCTGGCGCTCCTGCGCTCCGACGGCGCGCTCTGGGAGGAGGGCGGCACCGACGCCCGCGGGCGGCCGCTACTGTGGCTGGGCTGCCGGGGCATCCTGGCGGTCGAGCTGTCGGTCAAGGCGATGGGGCGAGACGGCCACTCAGGCGGCGCCCACATGCTGCCGAGCGCCGCCTGGCGCCTCACCTGGGCGCTCGCCGGCCTGAAGGACGAGCAGGAGCGCGTCCGCATCCCCGGCTTCTACGACGGCGCCTTGCCGCCCAGCGAGCTCGACAAGAGGCTCCTGGCCGAGTTGCCCGACCAGGAAGCGGAGCTGCTCGAGAACTTCGGCCTTACGCGCTTCTTGAACGGCCTCACCGGCCAGAAGCTCAGGGAGGCCGTCTTCAACCCGACCTGCAACATCCAGGGCGTCACCACCGGCTACGGGGGCGAGGGCATGAAGACCGTCATCCCGGCTAGGGCCACGGCCAAGCTCGACTTCCGCCTGGTGCCCGGCCAGGACCCCGAGGACATCTTCGCCAAGCTGCGCGCGCACCTGGACTCAGAGGGCTTCGGCGACGTCGAGCTGAGGAGGGTAGGGGCGATGTGGCCGGCGAAAGCGGGGGCCGACGATCCCTTCGTCGGCCTCACCGCCCGCGCCGCAGAGGAGGTCTACGGCCAGGCCAGCCTGCTGACCCCGCTGGTGGGCGGCAGCTCTCCCATCTACGCCTTCGCCGAGCCGCTGGGGCTTCCGGTGGTGACCGCCGGGGTGGGTTACGGCACCAACAACCGCGCTCACGCGCCCGACGAGCACCTGCGGCTCAGGGATTTCTTGAACGCGTCCAGGCACATCGCCCGCATCCTGGACGGCTTCGCCGAACTCTAG